The genomic DNA ACATGCTCCATCCTCCAGCACAGACTGCAATCCACATCCTACATCTTAGTTCAACAAAATCCGGCACTGCCCTATCCTACTTGATTGAATATctctggaaatatttttttctgaatagtTCTCTCAGTTCAAAGACAGGAAcccactgcacactgcattcactgcttgtttatgttcatttgttgttTGTGTAAAAGGGCATGGAGTGaggtggctggctggctggtgGCTGAGTTAAGGTTTGGGCCAGAAGCGGGCATGCTATTGGTTTGATTTGATTCTACACTCTTGAATTAGGTGTCTAATCAGAATTAATTCAGTAAATGTACAGGTAGATGAATTATACAtatgttgacattttaaaacCCCACCAACTCCAAAGGCAGCTCGGCTGCAAAGAAATGATAAAGGACCCAGCGTTTATCGGGCCTGCACGCCTCGATGATTAAAATGCAGAACTTGCTGATTCGCAAGCAACAAGTGGTTGAACATATAGCTATGCTACAAGCTACCACAACCTGACATGTTATTCTCATCTACGTTCTATGCTGTTGTGTACACTTAAAGAAAAAAGTGCAATATTTGATGTTAAGTCAGTGAATATCTGATTATTATTTTacgtggagagaaaaaaagatgcatgaattacatttaagaagaaaaaggtattaaattgaTAGTAATCTGCTAGAGCGCTCATAACCTGATAATTGCCTGGGCTGCTTTCCAGCTGGCTGCAGTGCAACagagaacatttttttattcttgtcaCAAATTTGTGTTCGTTTTTTGAATGAAGGACTCATACATGTGTGCCACGTCGGATTCAGTGACTGGAAATTTGTACTAACGTGAGATTGTGCAGAGTCAAGCTCAGTGACTGAAGGCTCTGGGTTCGAGTGCTGATCTCGGATTATGGTGCTGCATCGTTCCATGGACCTGTATGATATGCAGACGTGACCTTGCGTTGGTGTCACGGAGATGACAGCCTTGATGTGATTACTATGAGGAGATTACTCTCAGCCTATCCCAGCAAGCGTTGGGTGaggggcaggaatacaccctggacacgCCACCAATCCGTCACAGACACATAGGTTATATATGAATTGTAATATTTTTACACTTTATATACCAGTAAAATTTGAAAACCCTCTGGCAGAAGTCTAGCAAAATATACCCGAGGGACACAGAGTGACCATCCCACCATACAGgagatttttaaaaactttttgtcgatttaacattaacattgttGTGTTTTCGTTTAGAGAATGTTCACTGTCATTattttactgtacatatgtattttaattgATGTCTGATGTTATGGCAATatttacatatgtatgtatttcctgccaataaagcaacttgaatttgagagagagagagagagagagagagagagagagaggctgaccTGGAGCAGAAATGAGCCAAGTCACAATACATGAGCAGAATAGGAgtgagagaagaagagaagaaggagggagggtggggtgggtaGAGTTGTTGCTGGTGCTGAGTAAGGGTTATTTGTGTTGATTTTCACTCCATTCCTGTGGCTGTTTTGTATTTCTAATGAGTGGGAAAGTGTCAGTagcagggggaggagaggggaagagcaGATCAGATTAGATATGGACCGGCTAAAGACCGTATGACACCGACAAGCAGTGGACTGAGTCATCACTGAGTTCTGAGCTCTGCCTGCACTTCTGATGagaatagagggagggagaaagagagagagagagagagactaaacTAAACTACACTTTATAAAACTCAATATTACACCATCATGCTGAAGTAGGGAggaagattttaaaaaatgaaaaaacgctgggattagaaccactgaccttgcatatcccagtcatttaccttaaccactacgctacaggccaccccaatgtatgctgggataggctccagccccactcgaccctgttcaggataagcaggttagaataatgaatgaatgaccacagcaccattttttaaatgatgaaatGATATCAAAattgaaagtattttttgtacattgcCACAGTGCCTTATCACAGTGGTCCTTTcttatacatttttgtgtgttcaTTATCATTAGATAAATGCtaacaataatgaacaaataaagtTGTCAAAGAAATGAGCACTAAACACACCATAAAACTTAACACAATCATATACATTATCAATTTGAGCGTCATCGAGTCATCGGGTTGATTACTGCCTTCAATTTAGAAAATAAGTCAAGTGCTGCCCCATGGTGGTCACATTCGATAAGAAAAGATAATGTCCCATAAAAAAGGTTGCATTGCTCTTATTTAATCTTTACTTTATCAGATAGGTCAATGgggaaaacagttctgcacTGATTACCTCAAGAACCAAAAAGGGGGCTGGTGTGGGTCATAACTCATCCTTTTAAGACACTGCTCCAGTGCATGAACAGTCTGATATCAAATTCATATGATCCAGGTGCCAACTGTTGCTTGTAGAGCCCATAGAATGATGCACAAATACAGCATGGGAAGGTTTCAGTCAGCAGGGACGACTGCATCTCATTGTGcaccagtgacccctgctggccaGTTGAGTGCCTGCAAGTCTGCCTTTCAAAGGGGCAGTTCAGCCCAAAAATAAAGATCTACacactttattacgtatttattagacatatttttttgctCATTAACGATGCATTtgtgcccacagaactgctgctcactggatgttttttggttttctgacCATTCTCTGCcaagtctagagactgttgtgcatgaaaattccaggagatcagcagtttctgagctactcaaaccaccctggctgGCACCAACATCATTccacatttagtctgaaaaacagctgaaccacttgaccatgtctgcatgcttttatgtatttagttgctgccacgtgattggctgattaaatatttgcatgagcaagctggtgtacaggtctacctaataaagtgcccagtgtACATATTTCTACTTATTCAGCTATCTATGAAGTTTTCTAGACACCTGCTGCAGCTCACCCTGATGAAATTGACATCAATGGGGCCAATGTTTGTTGAGGTTCAATGcgccaaatatttacattaaaaaacggCACgttctctttccaaatataatgacaCACTTACTTATGAACATCAGCAGACCTTGTTGTGCACGGTTTCATCGAAAACTACTTTCTGCCAAAGCACGCCAACCGCATATCTGTACACAGTCTCAACCAAAGCACACCACAATTCTGCAGCACAGTGCCAATATTGTTTTGAGGGTGAGCTGCAGCACATATCTAGAAAACCTGTTAAATCTCAGCAACACTTTcaggatggatagatagtactctggaTGAGTGGAAATATACAATTATTTTGGGAGGTGAACTGCACATGAAGTACCTTCCTCTAACTTGTGTCTGTCTGAGTCTGACTGGCAAGCTCGGGTGTGATAAGAAGCGAAGGCAGACATTGAGTGCATCTGAAGAGACCACAAGGTTGTCGGCCCTCTCACAAACCAATGGCGGCTTTGATGACTGTTGCAGCGTGAGCATtattggccattccaaattgggaagggggggggggggggggctatgatTTTTAAATCAAAGTGATTGGATATGCAAGGAATTGTGTGGCCAAGCAGATGTAGGGGCGTGGTCCCACGCCCAGTGAAACCTATCTGTTGTTCTGGCATACTCACAGAGAACTGTGCTTCCACCGCAATAGTACTCTTAGTTTTGACTGGTCCTCAAATTAATCTCGTTCGCCTGGTACCGAGCCCCGCCCCCGGCTGCTGTTTTCATCGTTTCCATGGTAACACTACAATACATCCACTAGATTCACTTTGCAGGCTGTTACGTACTGGCAGAGTAATGGCTCCAAATATTGCGAATTAAAGTCTTCTTTACATTTTACGTTTAGGTATGCAATATGTTTGGTAGAATTTTTTCAGGGGCCTTCCCAATTTTTCCAATTCCACCAGAATCTGCGTAAGAAGTATTTAAATGCGTACGTGACCCTGATCTGACAGACTGGTCTTTTTCTCAATGGTCTTGCTGCTTGGATACAAGAGCGCAACCCCTTCCTACTATACTTTTGGCACCACGTTGTCAGCTCTGTCAAAGGCACTAAGGCAGCACACATGCGCAAACTAAATAAGGAAATGACGTCGTTGGAGAAACATTCGGCAGCATTTCCAAGCTACATACGTTAAGCGGTTAGAAGAGGGACCGTGCTTCGCAGCTACGTGGTGTCATGATTGGGGAGCTGTAGTGATTTGTGAAGGACGCTAACTAACCAACTCTGTGAGGTAACTTTTTGATTTATTAAGATTAAGGACTTCTGTGTGGTTAATAATGGCTGGAACCGGTAGTCAAAAGACATGCACAGTAGAGCACTGCGTTAGGGGATCATTTTATTTAGGTGCTGTCAACACGTGCTGGTCTTCATCACTTCTATAACGACAGTAAGTGTAGCAAGTTACTATCGAGTACATCTCACAGTGACTTAGAACCCCCTTCGGCTATAAATAAAGCGAGCTGGGCAACATTATCTGAGCAGCCACGAATGCCGTGTAGCTAGCTGTAGTACATCCTCTTTTGCACCTTTCGTGATAAGTTAAGGACCGATTGTTGATACAGTTACGTTTCTACAACAATTCGTGACTTTCTCAGAAATCACCGTTTGAATGTTTAGTTAGTCTAAAGTTATTGTAGTTTACACGACCATCCAGAAACATGTCTGGCTGATTTTCTGTCGTTTTCTACTCTAAGCCTATACCAACTAGGTTGGACAGTTCCCACTTGGTATTTTTTGTTGGAGGTTTGCTCACTTACTCTCTTGGGCCAGCTGCACAGCTTTGGCAATGGCAGAAAGTACAGTGACCATTAGATCCCCAGCAACCAGGCAAGCAATCAACCTTAAGTTACTTCTAAGTAAGCAGGTCAGATACGTTTCTCGTGTAACTAAATTAATCGAATGTATCATAGCCAGCGAGCGATCACACGTCGTGCCCCGTTATGACCCGTCGTCACAAGATTCGCAATGACACTGGCAGCTGTGATGGAGACAGGCACGACCAGATTTGGCTTCAGTTGAACACGACACGGGGAATGTGAGAGCAGGTGACGAGGAGTAGGCTACGTCTCACCCGCCTTCATATCACTGCTGGGGATAGGTGTTACGTTACAATATGTTTAACTCACTGAATAATTTTAACTCACCAATGACAGACACATCAACGGCGGAGGGGGTGGGAAGGTTGGCTCATCAAGGTTGGTGGTGGGGTAACATATTAGAGTTTTAACTAACTTGTAAAACTCCAAAATTAATGGCACAATAGGGGAGTGGCATTCATGAAAGGATGAATAAGACCTTAAAATAAACCAGCAGTGGATATAGTTTTAAAACATGGatgttcaaaaataaatttattaaattaaccatTTTGAAAAGGCTATGCTTATAaccaaatatataatttcatagGTCACACTCAcagtattaaatattattttctcatttgaaaAATGCTTTATGTGAAcaatgtgaataaaaaaaataaaaaagcctaTATGAATTGCAATGGATAGACAACAGACtctaggtcagaggtcaccaaccctggtcctggagagctactgggtctgctggttttcgctgttactctgcacttaatttatcaattagagcagatgattacacagctaactcacctcacctggttacctaggtctcaacagggtgctgattttagggtgaaaacaaaaatcagcagacccagtagctctccaggaccagggttggtgacctctgctctaGGTGGTCACAGTGTAGTTACAGTATTTGAGGTTAATTGGGGCACTGCTGGAAAACATTGGGGTCGTGgaataatattaattttgccagctcatttaaatattaagtgacattaatatttaaatgagGGTGTTGGGTACAAGCTGGACACAGTATCCAACTGGAGGTTCAATTTAatcacatttccatttaaaaatgttgacAATTATTTAGGGCTCCCGAATGAGTTTAAGTAGAACTGAGTCCCCCACCCGTGTTCCTGATCTCAGTATAAATCTGAAGCTGGTCTGGGATATTATGCTACCTTGCCTCAAGCTCCCATAGTTCATAGCAAAGTCTTTGTCTATGATGTCTATGAGATGTTCATGAAATGCTTGATGGGAAATGTATTGCAGTTCCAAACAGGTTTTACTGACCATGACGGAAACTACGCAAAAAGCTTTaaatctttacattttgttctgCGTACCATGCGATTCTCTGCTTCTTGCACTTGCTGTCTCTCATACTGCACTTCAGTGTAAAACCTGTGCACATGTATTTGCATTGTAATActctctggataacagcatcagTTAAATGCGAGTACAGTAAAGCATTCTCTGCGGTttggtttgggggttggggtgcAGACGGGAtggtggacacggtagaggacgAGACGGCCTTCTACTCGAAAGCCGAGCGCTACTGGCAGGAGGTCCCGCCCACGGTGGACGGAATGCTGGGGGGGTACGGCAACATCTCCAACATCGACATCAGCGGCTCCAAAAAGTTCCTGCAGAAGTTCCTGGGGGTGAGTCTCACGCACACCCCCGACttgcagtaataataataataataataataatttgttatttagctgacgtttttatccaaagtgacttgcagttgataagactaagcggGGAACAACATccctggggttaagggccttgctcaagggcctggcAGCTGGGCGGATTTTGTGGTGGCTagaccagggcttgaaccaccagccttccaggtcccaggcatAAACAGTAGGCTGTGTAGAAACAGTAGGGAGGTTTGTACGCAGTTGGAGGAGAGGCTTATGTTCCGATgcgttctctcgctctcctcagGAGGGCAAGGGGAAGACGGGCACGGGGTGCGCTCTGGACTGCGGGGCGGGGATCGGACGCATCACCAAGCGCCTGCTGCTGCCGCTCTTCCGGACGGTGGACCTGGTGGACGTCACGCAGGAGTTCCTGGACAAGGCCAAGCCCTACCTGGGCGAGGAGGCCAAGCGGGTGGGGAACTTCTTCTGCTGCGGCCTGCAGGACTTCCAGCCCGAGCCCGGCCGCTACGACGTCATCTGGATCCAGTGGGTCATCGGTGAGTCCcgcaaagagggagagacagtgagCTGTTCTTCTCAGCCGCGCTAGCACAGATCATCTGCTCCATGCGGTTTAAAAAGTCAGGCGCCCTGCTCGTCCAGTGTAAGTACAGATGCCAGGTAGAAACACCGTACACAATGAGGAGAAATGGTCTTTGCATCCTCCTGCTTCTTAAAGGGACGGCATAATAATAGtgataattttattttcaaacatggtttgcaacaaaaaaagaaacggtaaaaggacaaaaaaaggaaagacaaCTACCAAAGCCACTCTTTAATGAAATAAGCAGTCTTTGCCTTTGCTGAGTATATTTGAGGTAGGTAGGTcacttgggttttttttaagcattcaCTTTATTAAAATGGCGAATTAAATGTTTGTGgcccaattattatttttagactCAAGCACAAACATTATTGAAAATGTTATCCTAAATGGTTGCTAATCGGATATATTTTGAGTATAGCTGATTAGGTTGGGCCATGAAATGTCACTcctaaatattacatttcaattttcgctaaatagaaataaatacattcagtaTAGTAAAATCCAAAACCAGCTGTGGTAAATAGGTTAAACATAGCTAGCACGGCCATTTATGGTGTCATGGCAGTTGAATGGATCCCTCTGAGAGACAGTTTACAGTTTTGGCTTTTAGTCAGTTATTTAAAAAGGTGCATTTAACATGGTAATTAAACCACCAGTAGAAATCGACCATTGTTTTTGTCAAGATTCAGAACCAAGGGAGATTCAATTAGCTGCAATGCTGATGCATTCTGCTCAGTGGCTCCTCCCCTTCCAACAGGTCACCTGACGGATGACCACCTGGTGGAGTTCCTGCGGCGTTGCCGTGGCGGCCTGCGGCAGGAGGGGCTCATCGTGGTGAAGGACAACGTGGCGTACGAGGGCGTGGTCCTGGACGAGGTGGACAGCAGCGTGTGCCGGGACCTGCCGCTGGTCCGGGCGCTGGCCCGTCAGGCAGGCCTGCAGATCGTGTTCGAGGAGCGGCAGGAGAACTTTCCGGAAGAAATCTACCAGGTCCACACCCTGGCCctcagataaagagagagagggggcaggagggggggacagagaggcaGATGGGGGGGAGGTCTGAAAGGAAATGCTGTAGTAGTTCAGAAACTCAACGTTTTCACAGCAGTCTGAGAGCCCTACcacctctgtgtgagtgagagtgtgcttgagagtgagagtgtgagagtgagagtgtgcttGAGAGTGATAGTGAGAGTGTGcttgagagtgagagtgagagtgagagtgtgagtttgagtggtTCTGTACCTGTTTGAGGGCCTGCAAACAAATGCATTCTCTCCATGCACATCTGTACGCGTGTGCTTGTCGAGTAATGTGTCCACTGATGTTGGTCAGCAGTTGTGCCCATCAGTCTGCTCCTAGTCTTGTCTTGTGTGTATTCAGGacaggtatgtgtgagtgtgagaggaagGGGTTGGCTCTGTGGTTAATTCACACACGTATCCTGGGACTGCCACACAGGACCTACCTCTGGGGAGCTGCCGGAATGTTCTCTGACCGACGGGAGCGAGAATGCGGAAATTCCCGTTCCGCCTCGGGTACGCACACGCGGATTCCGAAACACGAGAGCGCTCCAACGCGAGAGAGGAAACGCATTGTACTGTACTCCGTGCGTGTGGATAATGCAGAGCAGCAGGAAAATGAACACGTCAAAAGAGCCTTTTAACTCCCGTTTACATCAGAGTACAGAGGTCTGCTATTTAGATACTGGTTCTAGTGGATTCAGAATTATAACAactttttatcatttttgtgtgtgtgtgtgtgtgaatggggttCAGGGGAGTTGAATAAGTTATCAGAGGATGTGTCAAATTCAGAAAACGTTCACAGTG from Conger conger chromosome 12, fConCon1.1, whole genome shotgun sequence includes the following:
- the ntmt1 gene encoding N-terminal Xaa-Pro-Lys N-methyltransferase 1 codes for the protein MVDTVEDETAFYSKAERYWQEVPPTVDGMLGGYGNISNIDISGSKKFLQKFLGEGKGKTGTGCALDCGAGIGRITKRLLLPLFRTVDLVDVTQEFLDKAKPYLGEEAKRVGNFFCCGLQDFQPEPGRYDVIWIQWVIGHLTDDHLVEFLRRCRGGLRQEGLIVVKDNVAYEGVVLDEVDSSVCRDLPLVRALARQAGLQIVFEERQENFPEEIYQVHTLALR